From the genome of Deltaproteobacteria bacterium:
GCGCCGGGCGCATCATGCACGGGAAGACCTCGCCCATCCTGCACGACGGGCGCGGGCTGTTCGCGGGCGTTCCGCAAGGCTTCGCGGCGACGCGCTATCACTCGCTGGTGATCGACCCCGCGACGCTGCCGGCCGAGCTCGAGCGCTCGGCGTGGACCGCCGAGGACGAGATCATGGGCGTCCGGCACCGCGCGCTGTTCGTCGAGGGCGTGCAGTTCCACCCCGAGTCGATCCTCACCACCGAGGGCAAGCGGCTGCTCGGCAACTTCCTCGCTCGCCTGCGCGGCGGCCGGCCAGCGCGCGCCGCCTGAAGGGAAGGGGCGGTGCCGCTCCGCAAGGCGATCGCGCGCGTGGTCCACGGCCACGACCTCTCCGAGGCCGAGATGGCGGCGTGCATGGAGGAGGTGCTCTCGGGCGAGGCTAGCCCGGCGCAGGTAGCCGGCCTGCTGGTCGCGCTCCGCATGAAGGGTGAGGTGGTCGCCGAGCTGGCAGGCGCGGCGCGTGTGTTGCGCGCCCATGCCGTGCCCATCCCTGACGTGCCGGCCGACGCGATCGACACCTGCGGCACCGGCGGCGACGGCGCCGGCACGCTCAACGTCTCGACCGCCGCCGGCCTGGTCGCCGCGGCCGCCGGCGTCCCGGTCGCCAAGCACGGCAACCGCGCCGTGTCGGGCGGGGTGGGTGGCGCGGACGCCCTCGAGGCGCTCGGGGTCGGGCTCACGCTCTCGCCCCCGGCGCTCTCGGCGTGTCTCGGCACGGTGGGCTTCGCCTTCCTCTACGCGCCGGCGCTGCAGCCGGCGCTGCGGCACGCGGCCGCGCCACGCCGCGAGCTCGGCATCCGCACGCTCTTCAACCTGCTCGGCCCGCTCGCCAACCCCGCCCGCGTACGGCGCCAGGTGATCGGCGTGTTCGACCGGCGCTGGCTCGAGCCGGTGGCGCAGGTCCTCGCTCGTCTCGGGACCGAGCGCGCGTGGGTCGTGCATGGCGCGGGCGGCCTCGACGAGCTGGCGCTCGAGGGCGAGAGCGCGGTGGCCGAGCTCGCCGGGGGCGCGGTCCGCCTGCGCACGGTGACCGCGGCCGAGGCGGGGCTCGGGCCGGCGCCGATCGCTGCGCTGCGCGTCGGCTCGGTGGCGGAGGCGGCCGAGCGGCTGCGCGCCATCCTCGGGGGCGAGCGCGGGCCGGGGCGGGACGTCGTGTGCCTGAACGCCGCGGCGGCGCTCGTGGTGGCAGGCCGCGCGGCGGACCTGCGCGAGGGGGCGGCGTTCGCGGCGGCGGCGATCGATCGGGGGCGCGCATCCGCGCTCCTCGAGCGGCTGGTCGCGTTCACGACCGCGCGGGCGGACCGGGTCACGTGATGACCCTGCTCGACGACATCCTCGCAGCCAAGCGCGATGAGGTGGCGGCGCACCGTCAGGCGACGCCGCCGTCGGCCCTCCGCGAGCGGCCGCTCTACGCCGAGCCGCGGCGCGGCTTCCGCGCCGCGCTCGCCGCCCGCCCGGCGCCGGCCGTCGTCGCGGAGCTGAAGCGCGCCTCCCCCTCGCGCGGCGAGATGCGCCGGGCGTACGACCCCGCCGCCATCGCGCGCGCCTACGCCGCGGCCGGGGCGGCGGCGCTCTCGGTGCTGACCGACGGCCCGTTCTTCGGGGGCGCGCTCGAGCACCTGGTCGCGGCGCGTGCGGCCTCGGGGCTGCCCTGCCTGCGCAAGGACTTCCTGATCGACCCGTACCAGATCGACGAGGCGCGCGCCTTCGGCGCCGACGCGGTGCTGCTGATCGTCGCAGCGGTCGGGGCAGGGCAGGGCGCCGACCTGATGGCGGCGGCTGCGGCCGCTGGCCTCGAGGTCCTGGTCGAGGTGCACACCGAGGCCGAGCTCGGGCGCGCGGCGGCGCTCGGCGCCACCCTCGTCGGTATCAACAACCGCGACCTCGCCACCTTCGCCGTCTCCCTCGCGACGCTCGAGCGCCTCGCGCCGCGCGCGCCGGCGGGGGCGCTCGTGGTGGCGGAGAGCGGGCTCCGCTCGGCAGCCGACGTGCGCCGCATGACGGCGGCCGGCGCGCACGCCGTTCTGGTCGGGGAGGCGTTCATGGAGCGGCCCGACCCGGGCGCGGCCCTCGCGGAGTGGCTCCGGTGCCCGTGAAGGTGAAGATCTGCGGCGTGTGCACGGTCGAGGACGCGCGCGCCGCCGTCGCCGCCGGCGCCGACTTCGTGGGGCTCAACTTCCACCCGAGAAGCCCGCGCTCCGTGACCCCCGAGGCTGCGGGCGACATCGCGCAGGCGGTGCCCGGCGGCACGCTGGTGGGCGTCTTCGTCGACGCGCCCCGCACTCGGGTCGAGGAGATCGCGGCGCGGGTCGGCCTCTCCGCGCTCCAGTTCCACGGCGACGAGGACGCCGAATACTGCCGTGGCTGGGGCTGGCGGACGATCAAGGCGATCCGCGCCCGTCCGGGCACGGACCTGGCCGCGCTCGCCGCGCGCTACCCGACCGACTACCTCTTGCTCGACAGCTTCGTCGCCGGCCAGCCGGGCGGCACGGGGGTCGCGCTCGATCCCGCGGCTGCGGCCGGGCTGCCCGTGGCGCGCCTCTTCGTGGCCGGCGGGCTCCACCCCGACACGGTGGCCCAGGTCGTGCGCGCCCTGCGCCCCTTCGGCGTCGACGTCGCGTCCGGGGTGGAGGCCCGCCCCGGGAGGAAGGACCATGCCAAGATCGAGGAGTTCATCCGCCGCGCCAAGGCTGCCTAGGCACCCCGCGCGGCCCGACAGCCCGAGGGCGCTCCCCGACGCCGCCGGTCACTTCGGTCAGTACGGCGGCCGTTACGTCTCGGAGACGCTGATGCCGGCGCTCATCGAGCTGGAGCGCGCCTACCTGCGGCTCCGGCGCGAGGCGGCGTTCCGGCGCGAGCTTGCAACCTGGCTGCGCGAGTACGCGGGCCGGCCGACGCCGCTCTACTTCGCGCGCCGTCTCTCGCGCCGCCTGGGCGGCGCGCGCATCTATCTGAAGCGCGAGGACCTCCTCCACACCGGCGCGCACAAGATCAACAACACGATCGGCCAGGGGCTCCTCGCGCGCCGGCTCAAGAAGACCCGTCTCATCGCCGAGACGGGCGCGGGGCAGCACGGGGTGGCGACGGCGACCGTGGCGGCGCTCTTCGGCATGCGCTGCGAGATCTTCATGGGCGCCGAGGACGTGCGGCGTCAGAGCCTCAACGTCTTTCGCATGAAGCTCCTCGGCGCGACCGTGACCGTGGTCGAGTCGGGGAGCCGCACGCTCAAGGACGCCATGAACGAGGCGCTGCGCGACTGGATCGCGACCGTGCGCGACACCTTCTACGTGATCGGCTCGGTCGCCGGCCCGCACCCCTACCCGCTCATGGTGCGCGAGTTCCAGGCGGTGATCGGCGACGAGGCCCGCCGCCAGGTGCTGCGCGCCTGCGGGCGGCTGCCTGACGCGTGCATCGCGTGTGTCGGCGGCGGGAGCAACGCCCTGGGGCTCTTCCAAGCCTTCCGCCGCGACCGGCGCGTCGAGCTGATCGGCGTCGAGGCGGCGGGGCGCGGGCTCGAGACGGGCGCGCACGCGGCCCCGCTCACGGCCGGGCAGGTGGGCGTGCTGCACGGCAGCAAGAGCTATCTCCTCCAGGACGAGACCGGGCAGGTCCGGAGCGCGCACTCGATCTCCGCCGGCCTCGACTACCCCGGCGTCGGCCCCGAGCACGCCTATCTCCGCGACAGCGGGCGCGCCGCCTACGTCACCGTGACCGACGACGAGGCGGTGGAGGGACTCCGGCTGCTCACCGCCACCGAGGGCATCATCCCCGCGCTCGAGAGCGCGCACGCGGTGGCGCACGCCGTCCGCCTGGCCCCGCGCCTCGACCGCCGCCAGATCCTGCTCGTCAACCTCTCCGGCCGCGGCGACAAGGACATGGGAACGGTCGCCGAGCACCTCGGGGTGAAGCTCGCGTGAGCCGCATCGCGGGGACCTTCGCGGCGCTCGGCGCGCGCGGCCAGGTGGCGCTGGTGCCGTACTTCACGGCGGGGGACCCGGACCTCCCCACCACCCGCGACCTGGTGCGCGCCGCGGTCGCCGAGGGTGCCGACGTGATCGAGCTCGGCGTGCCGTTCTCGGATCCGATGGCCGACGGCCCCGTCCTCCAGCGCTCGGCGGCGCGCGCGCTCGCCGCCGGGATGACGCTGCCGCGCGTCCTCGAGCTGGTGGCGAAGCTGCGCAGCGAGATCGCGCAGCCGATCGTGCTGTTCGGCTACTACAACCCGTTCTTCCGCTACGGCGTGGAGCGCATCGCGGCCGACGCGGCGGCCGCCGGCGCGGACGGCTTCCTGTGCGTCGACCTGCCGCCCGAGGAGGCGGCCGATCTGCGCGCCGCGGCGCACGGCGCCGGGCTCGATCTGATCGCACTGCTCGCGCCCACCACGCCCATCGCGCGCGTGCGCACCATCGCGCGTGCGGCGAGCGGCTTCCTCTACTTCGTATCGGTGCTCGGGGTGACCGGCACGCGCGCGGAGCTGCCCGCGGAGCTGCCGGCGCTGGTGCGCGGCGCACGCGCCGTCACGACGCTCCCGCTCGGCGTCGGCTTCGGCGTCTCCCGCCCCGAGCAGGCCGCCTGGATCGCCGGCTTCGCCGACGCGGTCATCGTGGGGAGCGCGCTCGCGCGCCTGCTGGAGGAGGGCGAGCGGGAGGCGCCGGCGCGGGTGGCGAGCTTCGTCGGCGGGCTCAGAAGGGCCATCGGGGCCGCGACGTCGGCGCGCACCGCATGAGCGAGGTCGAGCGCGCGTCGCCCGAGGCGGGCCCGGCGGCGTGGGAGAAGTGCCCGGGCTGCGGGCAGATCAACGCCAAGAAGGTCCTCGAACGGCGGCTCTTCGTCTGCCCGCGCTGCGGCCACCACCTCCGCCTCACGCTCGAGCAGCGCCTGCTCGTCACCGTCGACCCCCGCTCCCTCCGCGAGCGCGACGCCCGGGTGGGCGCGGCCGACCCGCTCGGCTTCCGCGACCGGCGCGCGTACGCGGAGCGGCTGGCCGCCGTCC
Proteins encoded in this window:
- a CDS encoding aminodeoxychorismate/anthranilate synthase component II, which translates into the protein MPRLLMIDNYDSFTYNLVQYLGELGAAVDVRRNDAVTLEEVGALRPDGVVISPGPCTPREAGVSVPLIERFAGEIPILGVCLGHQAIGAAFGGAIVRAGRIMHGKTSPILHDGRGLFAGVPQGFAATRYHSLVIDPATLPAELERSAWTAEDEIMGVRHRALFVEGVQFHPESILTTEGKRLLGNFLARLRGGRPARAA
- the trpD gene encoding anthranilate phosphoribosyltransferase, with the protein product MPLRKAIARVVHGHDLSEAEMAACMEEVLSGEASPAQVAGLLVALRMKGEVVAELAGAARVLRAHAVPIPDVPADAIDTCGTGGDGAGTLNVSTAAGLVAAAAGVPVAKHGNRAVSGGVGGADALEALGVGLTLSPPALSACLGTVGFAFLYAPALQPALRHAAAPRRELGIRTLFNLLGPLANPARVRRQVIGVFDRRWLEPVAQVLARLGTERAWVVHGAGGLDELALEGESAVAELAGGAVRLRTVTAAEAGLGPAPIAALRVGSVAEAAERLRAILGGERGPGRDVVCLNAAAALVVAGRAADLREGAAFAAAAIDRGRASALLERLVAFTTARADRVT
- the trpC gene encoding indole-3-glycerol phosphate synthase TrpC, with the translated sequence MMTLLDDILAAKRDEVAAHRQATPPSALRERPLYAEPRRGFRAALAARPAPAVVAELKRASPSRGEMRRAYDPAAIARAYAAAGAAALSVLTDGPFFGGALEHLVAARAASGLPCLRKDFLIDPYQIDEARAFGADAVLLIVAAVGAGQGADLMAAAAAAGLEVLVEVHTEAELGRAAALGATLVGINNRDLATFAVSLATLERLAPRAPAGALVVAESGLRSAADVRRMTAAGAHAVLVGEAFMERPDPGAALAEWLRCP
- a CDS encoding phosphoribosylanthranilate isomerase gives rise to the protein MPVKVKICGVCTVEDARAAVAAGADFVGLNFHPRSPRSVTPEAAGDIAQAVPGGTLVGVFVDAPRTRVEEIAARVGLSALQFHGDEDAEYCRGWGWRTIKAIRARPGTDLAALAARYPTDYLLLDSFVAGQPGGTGVALDPAAAAGLPVARLFVAGGLHPDTVAQVVRALRPFGVDVASGVEARPGRKDHAKIEEFIRRAKAA
- the trpB gene encoding tryptophan synthase subunit beta — its product is MPRSRSSSAAPRLPRHPARPDSPRALPDAAGHFGQYGGRYVSETLMPALIELERAYLRLRREAAFRRELATWLREYAGRPTPLYFARRLSRRLGGARIYLKREDLLHTGAHKINNTIGQGLLARRLKKTRLIAETGAGQHGVATATVAALFGMRCEIFMGAEDVRRQSLNVFRMKLLGATVTVVESGSRTLKDAMNEALRDWIATVRDTFYVIGSVAGPHPYPLMVREFQAVIGDEARRQVLRACGRLPDACIACVGGGSNALGLFQAFRRDRRVELIGVEAAGRGLETGAHAAPLTAGQVGVLHGSKSYLLQDETGQVRSAHSISAGLDYPGVGPEHAYLRDSGRAAYVTVTDDEAVEGLRLLTATEGIIPALESAHAVAHAVRLAPRLDRRQILLVNLSGRGDKDMGTVAEHLGVKLA
- a CDS encoding tryptophan synthase subunit alpha; the encoded protein is MSRIAGTFAALGARGQVALVPYFTAGDPDLPTTRDLVRAAVAEGADVIELGVPFSDPMADGPVLQRSAARALAAGMTLPRVLELVAKLRSEIAQPIVLFGYYNPFFRYGVERIAADAAAAGADGFLCVDLPPEEAADLRAAAHGAGLDLIALLAPTTPIARVRTIARAASGFLYFVSVLGVTGTRAELPAELPALVRGARAVTTLPLGVGFGVSRPEQAAWIAGFADAVIVGSALARLLEEGEREAPARVASFVGGLRRAIGAATSARTA